One region of Phragmites australis chromosome 18, lpPhrAust1.1, whole genome shotgun sequence genomic DNA includes:
- the LOC133898515 gene encoding uncharacterized protein LOC133898515 yields MPRVGSSRWDKSGSDSVLPESRIVNEEGAEKPSVALFQHFFVLRAAGKKRGSSDVDIAGCCNFQLRDGLGELYIPQGLVERPRRWNPGTIQIPGVDEGAGSEQQTGVRDAAGSRQQAGGKDAAGGGAAAQGDKGKRPRSYVPQPSSSSSPSPPRQQPADGGAMESGRGGQSSGAESRTEARSRARELEDQGPAGGAIAGARTDPPPKAGSKAAPQQPEGQSPPPKPQGLGFKIPESRWLYRGPKYMPPKDPAGGQRKLEGPRSAPAPRPSAPAPGPSAPAGPEPRAPTSPGPRAEAAPEQPAPIEPAPSILRAERVATVEVVAARAAPVRQPSGTLSASTERAHRGPSPRPPSSQAPEPLPEVLGSAWEVIERLKVAVAAERAELDKERVALVEERGRLEEVGKLLEACIVSARATYEKSMRVVAEEREALEETRDEAVAAQEKASRMERQRPSASRHPGESVGKEKQVQDDKFKAHFNEQLYNNLATDYSQNVPQNDQVNVLQKEDNPRNIYDMLVEFNSQDMFGDLS; encoded by the exons aTGCCGAGGGTAGGAAGCAGCCGCTGGGACAAGTCGGGCTCCGACAGTGTGCTGCCGGAGTCACGCATCGtgaatgaggagggggcggagaag CCGTCGGTGGCCCTGTTCCagcacttcttcgtcctgcgagcggccgggaagaagaggggatcCTCCGACGTGGACATCGCCGGCTGCTGTAATTTCCAGCTGCGGGACGGGCTCGGCGAACTCTACATTCCGCAA ggtctgGTGGAGCGTCCGAGACGctggaaccccgggactatacaaatccccggggtggacgaAGGGGCAGGTAGCGAGCAGCAAACCGGCGTCAGGGACGCTGCGGGCAGCAGGCAGCAGGCCGGCGGCAAGGATGCCGCAGGCGGCGGGGCAGCGGCCCAAGGggacaaggggaagcgtccccggTCATACGTGCCCCAGCCAtcttcctcgtcgtcgccgtcacctccaCGGCAACAGCCGGCAGATGGTGGCGCGATGGAGAGTGGCCGGGGCGGCCAATCGTCTGGCGCGGAGTCCAGGACGGAGGCCAGGTCTAGGGCGCGGGAGCTCGAGGACCAGGGCCCGGCTGGCGGCGCAATAGCTGGCGCCCGAACCGACCCGCCACCGAAGGCAGGCTCCAAAGCGGCCCCTCAACagcccgagggccagagccctccaccGAAGCCGCAGGGCCTCGGCTTCAAAATCCCCGAGTCCCGGTGGCTGTATCGCGGGCCGAAGTACAT gccgcccaaggacccaGCAGGAGGCCAAAGGAAGCTAGAGGGGCCGAGGTCAGCTCCCGCTCCTAGGCCGAGCGCTCCCGCTCCAGGGCCGAGCGCGCCAGCAGGCCCGGAGCCGAGGGCGCCGACCAGCCCTGGGCCGAGGGCAGAGGCCGCTCCCGAGCAGCCAGCGCCGatcgagcccgccccgagcattCTGAGGGCGGAGCGAGTGGCCACGGTGGAGGTGGTTGCGGCTAGGGCGGCGCCGGTGCGGCAGCCTTCGGGGACCCTGAGCGCCTCTACAGAGAGGGCtcacaggggacccagcccccggcCACCGTCtagccaggccccggaacccctcccggaggtGCTCGGAAGCGCTTGGGAGGTTATCGAGCGGCTTAAAGTGGCCGTGGCGGCGGAGCGAGCCGAGCTCGACAAGGAGCGCGTCGCCCTCGTtgaagagagggggcggctGGAAGAGGTCGGCAAGCTTTTGGAGGCCTGCATCGTCTCGGCCCGTGCAACCTATGAGAAGTCAATGCGTgtggtggccgaggagcgggaggcgttGGAGGAGACGCGCGACGAGGCTGTCGCtgcgcaggagaaggccagccgcatGGAGCGGCAGCGACCGAGCGCGTCCAGGCATCCCGGAG AGTCTgttggaaaagaaaaacaagttcaaGATGATAAGTTCAAAGCTCACTTCAATGAACAGCTATACAACAATCTAGCTACAGACTATTCTCAAAATGTTCCTCAAAACGACCAAGTGAATGTCTTGCAGAAGGAGGATAACCCTCGAAACATATATGACATGCTTGTGGAATTCAATTCCCAAGATATGTTTGGAGACCTCAGTTAG